The following are encoded in a window of Pseudomonadota bacterium genomic DNA:
- a CDS encoding nitroreductase family protein, protein MSKLDYEPIPLPDRFDFSESEMRDRVSRYLNHIRKRHSVREYSDRPVPRDVIENCLRAAGTAPSGANHQPWHFVAVGDPSIKHQIRLAAEKEEQSFYGGKAGDQWLADLKKVGTDADKPYLEIAPWLIAIFAQRRGVDEAGAQRKNYYVPESVGIATGFLINALHEAGLVTLTHTPKPMNFLSDILGRPESERPFILLITGYPADDAIVPRYAKQKKPLEEIATFF, encoded by the coding sequence ATGAGCAAACTGGACTACGAGCCGATTCCGCTTCCGGACCGGTTTGATTTCAGCGAAAGTGAGATGCGTGATCGCGTTTCGCGCTATCTCAACCATATCCGCAAGCGACACAGCGTTCGGGAGTACTCCGATCGCCCGGTTCCCAGAGACGTGATCGAAAACTGTCTGCGGGCCGCGGGTACCGCGCCCAGCGGCGCCAATCATCAGCCCTGGCATTTTGTGGCCGTCGGCGACCCCTCGATCAAACATCAGATTCGACTCGCCGCGGAAAAGGAAGAACAGTCTTTCTACGGCGGCAAGGCCGGCGACCAGTGGCTTGCGGATCTGAAGAAGGTCGGCACAGATGCCGACAAACCGTACCTGGAAATTGCCCCTTGGCTGATCGCAATTTTCGCGCAGCGAAGAGGCGTGGATGAGGCCGGCGCACAGCGTAAGAACTACTACGTGCCGGAGTCAGTCGGTATTGCGACGGGCTTTTTGATTAACGCCCTGCATGAAGCGGGGCTGGTGACACTGACCCATACACCGAAGCCAATGAACTTTCTCAGCGACATTCTGGGCCGCCCGGAGAGCGAGCGTCCTTTCATTCTGCTGATAACAGGCTATCCCGCTGACGATGCCATAGTGCCACGCTATGCCAAGCAGAAGAAACCGCTTGAAGAGATCGCGACCTTTTTCTAA
- the fdxA gene encoding ferredoxin FdxA yields the protein MTYVVTEHCIRCKYMECVEVCPVDCFYEGANMLVIDPDGCIDCGVCEGECPAEAILPDTMTEAQRWLDLNAQCSQQWPVITKRKPPPEDAESFDGQDNKFDEHFDPAAGAGD from the coding sequence ATGACGTACGTTGTCACCGAGCATTGCATTCGCTGCAAATACATGGAGTGTGTCGAGGTCTGCCCCGTGGACTGCTTCTACGAGGGGGCCAATATGCTGGTCATCGATCCGGACGGCTGTATCGACTGTGGGGTCTGTGAGGGTGAGTGTCCGGCGGAGGCCATTTTGCCCGACACCATGACGGAGGCTCAGCGCTGGCTCGATCTCAACGCGCAGTGCAGCCAGCAGTGGCCGGTGATCACCAAACGCAAGCCGCCGCCGGAAGACGCTGAGTCATTTGACGGGCAAGACAACAAGTTTGACGAGCACTTTGATCCGGCCGCCGGCGCTGGCGATTAA
- a CDS encoding nuclear transport factor 2 family protein, with translation MTSSRWESKVINYYNRVDAGDVDWVINLFAEDAVYDRASEVYKDRTAIEQFYRSERKIEGRHTLTNVASCDDTVLVDGEFQGCGADGSSKKIGFADCWRFNEAGKVTSRNTYLAIGSDYVRD, from the coding sequence ATGACCTCCAGCCGCTGGGAAAGCAAGGTAATCAACTACTACAACCGGGTTGATGCCGGGGACGTCGACTGGGTGATCAATCTGTTTGCCGAGGACGCTGTCTACGACCGGGCGAGCGAGGTCTACAAGGACCGAACCGCGATCGAGCAGTTTTATCGCAGCGAACGAAAGATTGAGGGTCGCCACACGCTGACGAACGTTGCGTCCTGCGACGACACGGTGCTGGTCGACGGTGAGTTTCAGGGCTGCGGCGCCGACGGTTCCAGCAAGAAGATTGGCTTTGCGGACTGCTGGCGTTTCAACGAAGCCGGGAAGGTCACCAGCCGGAACACGTATCTTGCTATTGGCAGCGACTACGTTCGGGATTAA
- a CDS encoding Glu/Leu/Phe/Val dehydrogenase dimerization domain-containing protein: MLFQHPDYEHESVLFGQEPNSGLKAIIAVHNRQRGPAIGGCRMMAYPDESSALRDVLRLSKGMTYKCAIGDIPFGGGKAVIIGEPAQDKTPALLHAMGDLVEQLGGRYITSFDSGTTLEDIALIGERTAHVGGIQPGAGNASSSTAYGVLVCMREAVRLRYGADSLAGMTVAIQGVGNVGARLAKLVAADGASVKVADVALERAQEVAAANGGETLSIDEIASTPCDVFAPCALGGVLSVRSIPELNCQVVCGGANNQLTDNTVADQLANSEIFYCPDYLANAGGIIDLHYQLNEASRDDLKGHLDSLGETLQECHQFSKANDCSMAYAADQIAEARFR, from the coding sequence ATGCTATTCCAGCACCCCGACTATGAACACGAATCGGTATTGTTCGGCCAGGAGCCGAACAGCGGCCTGAAAGCCATTATCGCGGTCCACAATCGACAGCGCGGGCCGGCCATCGGCGGTTGCCGCATGATGGCTTACCCCGATGAATCCAGCGCGCTGAGGGACGTGCTGCGGCTCTCCAAAGGTATGACCTACAAATGTGCGATCGGCGACATTCCATTCGGCGGCGGCAAAGCGGTGATCATCGGCGAGCCTGCCCAGGACAAGACGCCGGCCTTACTCCACGCCATGGGTGACCTGGTCGAGCAGCTGGGTGGCCGCTATATCACCTCCTTCGATTCGGGGACAACGCTGGAGGATATCGCTCTCATCGGCGAACGTACGGCCCACGTCGGCGGTATCCAGCCAGGTGCCGGAAACGCCTCCAGCTCAACCGCCTACGGCGTGCTTGTGTGTATGCGAGAAGCAGTTCGACTCCGGTACGGCGCCGACTCGCTTGCCGGGATGACGGTGGCTATTCAGGGTGTCGGAAACGTCGGCGCACGGCTGGCTAAGCTCGTGGCGGCGGACGGTGCCTCTGTGAAAGTCGCGGACGTGGCGTTGGAGCGGGCGCAGGAAGTTGCCGCCGCTAATGGCGGAGAAACCCTTTCGATCGACGAGATTGCCAGCACCCCGTGCGACGTTTTTGCGCCCTGCGCTCTGGGCGGCGTCCTGTCAGTCCGTTCAATCCCCGAGTTGAATTGTCAGGTGGTATGCGGTGGGGCCAACAACCAGCTGACCGACAACACCGTCGCTGACCAGCTGGCGAACAGCGAAATTTTCTATTGCCCCGATTACCTGGCTAACGCCGGCGGCATCATTGATCTGCACTACCAGCTCAACGAGGCGTCCCGCGACGACCTAAAGGGCCACCTGGACAGCCTTGGTGAAACGCTCCAGGAATGTCACCAGTTCTCTAAAGCCAATGACTGCAGCATGGCCTACGCCGCTGATCAGATTGCGGAAGCTCGTTTTCGCTAA
- a CDS encoding serine/threonine-protein kinase, producing the protein MNEDQRSKAQALAKEAATLPDADRDAFLDASCGDDGALREAIVEELRQADIRNKLLRTGGGLEIASSLDSGVNEEDLGSQIGPYRLTKRLGTGGFGVVYEAQQNEPVKRQVALKVLKAGMDTESLLARFESERQALAVLEHPNVAKILDAGATPRGRPYFVMELVHGESITDYCDKHGLTVEQRIELLIPVCKAVQHAHQKGIIHRDLKPSNVLVSEADGVATPIVIDFGIAKIKSGDLAEVTLYTREGELVGTPAYMSPEQISGSDVDTRADVYALGVLLYRLLTGRLPFDMETLRQAGFAEVQRRLCEETPPKPSARISQKLDADSDAMTPNPGNPDALSRRIRGELDWIVLKAMEKERGRRYDTALGLGDDLERFLKDLPVDAGPPSARYRLRKFAKRNKLPLALAATVAATVVLALIQTNLQRIRVEQARSELEQVAQFQADMLQRIDAQSLGLWMRDDLRKRIEAVRAADGASEDDIAAVLQQFDEALRRVNFTDAGRAMLDENILAQSFNAIQSEYEDATPVALTLTASIQKTYYEIGLYEEAKTLGNQVLDESMSLFGPDHPNTLEAMNNYGATLLELGEHQDADKFLTETLGKRTELLGPQNPQTLTTLYNLGLNYSGQQMRDEAIGIYDKVLAGRRAVLGNEHEDTMSAMNALGNMLSTVDNDQAEALMLEAIETADRVLGDPNVQATTTRGNLGAHYYKMGRPDESLELFERCLEDSRQLLGSDHSQTQVLISNLGILSLYQRKMDKAEGLIREVFEIRQRMLGPKHPNTLIALNNFAGFYQQTDDFAQAIPLFHEAFAVSEETLGIEHPDTLNTLSNIGFTHIMAGQVEEAGPFLLRARDEANRSLKGRELGVIIGKYGTFLLRAQRLAEAEEELLRAYDILVEAVGEEGRHTQLIIPDLIEVYEGLGNEEALEVWEARRQ; encoded by the coding sequence ATGAATGAAGACCAACGGTCCAAAGCACAAGCGCTCGCCAAAGAAGCAGCAACCCTCCCAGATGCAGACCGCGACGCGTTTCTCGATGCATCGTGCGGCGACGATGGCGCCCTTCGAGAGGCGATTGTGGAGGAGCTTCGGCAGGCTGACATCCGCAACAAGCTGCTCCGAACCGGCGGCGGCTTAGAAATCGCCAGCAGCCTGGATTCAGGGGTCAACGAAGAGGATCTCGGCTCACAGATCGGACCCTACCGGCTTACGAAGCGGCTCGGTACCGGCGGCTTCGGCGTGGTTTATGAAGCCCAGCAGAACGAGCCGGTCAAGCGCCAGGTCGCGCTAAAGGTGCTCAAGGCGGGCATGGATACCGAGTCATTGCTGGCGCGCTTCGAGAGCGAGCGACAGGCGTTAGCGGTGCTGGAACACCCAAACGTTGCGAAGATCCTCGATGCGGGCGCCACGCCTCGCGGCCGCCCCTACTTTGTGATGGAGCTGGTGCACGGCGAGTCGATCACCGACTACTGCGATAAACATGGGCTTACCGTTGAGCAGCGCATCGAGCTGCTCATTCCAGTCTGCAAAGCGGTGCAGCATGCGCACCAGAAGGGGATTATTCATCGCGACCTGAAGCCATCAAACGTGTTGGTTAGCGAAGCTGACGGGGTGGCAACGCCGATTGTTATCGATTTTGGCATTGCAAAGATCAAGTCCGGCGACCTGGCTGAGGTTACGTTGTATACCCGCGAGGGTGAGCTTGTCGGCACACCGGCCTATATGAGCCCCGAGCAGATTTCAGGCTCAGATGTTGATACCCGGGCCGACGTTTACGCGCTTGGGGTTCTGCTCTACCGCCTGCTGACCGGGAGACTTCCCTTCGATATGGAAACCCTCAGGCAAGCGGGTTTTGCGGAAGTGCAGCGCAGACTTTGCGAGGAAACACCGCCTAAACCCAGCGCGCGTATTTCGCAAAAGCTCGATGCCGATTCCGACGCGATGACGCCAAACCCCGGCAACCCGGACGCTTTGTCTCGGCGAATCCGTGGCGAGCTCGACTGGATTGTGCTGAAGGCCATGGAAAAGGAACGAGGACGGCGCTACGACACGGCGCTGGGTCTCGGCGACGATCTCGAAAGGTTTTTGAAGGATCTGCCGGTTGACGCCGGGCCGCCCAGCGCGCGCTATCGGCTTCGTAAGTTCGCTAAACGCAACAAGCTTCCCCTGGCGTTAGCGGCGACCGTCGCGGCAACGGTTGTCCTCGCGTTGATCCAGACCAATTTGCAGCGGATTCGTGTGGAGCAGGCTCGGAGCGAGCTTGAGCAGGTGGCTCAGTTCCAGGCCGATATGCTTCAGCGTATCGATGCCCAGTCGCTAGGTCTATGGATGCGCGACGATCTCCGCAAGCGAATCGAAGCGGTGCGTGCAGCAGACGGCGCGAGCGAAGACGACATTGCTGCGGTGCTCCAGCAATTTGATGAGGCGTTGCGGCGCGTGAACTTCACCGACGCCGGTCGGGCGATGCTCGATGAGAATATCCTCGCGCAATCCTTCAACGCCATCCAGAGCGAATACGAGGACGCTACACCCGTAGCTCTGACGTTGACCGCATCGATCCAGAAAACCTACTACGAGATCGGGCTGTACGAAGAGGCGAAGACTCTTGGCAATCAGGTACTGGATGAGTCGATGAGCCTCTTCGGGCCGGATCATCCGAACACGCTTGAAGCGATGAACAACTACGGCGCCACGCTGTTAGAGCTTGGTGAGCACCAAGATGCCGACAAGTTCTTGACCGAAACCCTCGGGAAACGAACAGAATTGCTGGGCCCGCAGAATCCACAGACGCTGACCACGCTCTACAACCTCGGCCTGAACTACAGCGGCCAACAGATGCGTGATGAGGCCATCGGGATTTACGACAAGGTCCTGGCCGGCCGCCGTGCAGTGCTGGGCAATGAACACGAAGACACCATGTCCGCTATGAATGCGCTCGGCAATATGCTCTCAACGGTGGACAACGATCAGGCTGAGGCGCTGATGCTGGAGGCTATCGAAACGGCTGACCGGGTGCTTGGCGACCCGAACGTTCAAGCCACCACTACCCGCGGCAATCTGGGCGCACACTACTACAAAATGGGTCGACCCGATGAGTCGCTCGAGCTTTTCGAGCGCTGTCTGGAGGATTCCCGACAGCTTCTGGGAAGCGACCATTCTCAGACCCAGGTACTCATCAGCAACCTGGGCATCCTGTCGCTATACCAGAGAAAGATGGACAAAGCAGAAGGCCTGATTCGAGAGGTATTCGAGATCAGGCAGCGGATGCTCGGTCCAAAACACCCCAATACGCTGATCGCACTGAACAACTTCGCTGGTTTCTATCAGCAGACTGACGATTTTGCTCAGGCGATACCCTTGTTTCACGAGGCGTTTGCCGTCAGCGAAGAAACGCTGGGCATTGAACATCCGGACACGCTAAACACCCTCAGCAACATCGGTTTTACGCACATAATGGCCGGTCAGGTCGAGGAAGCGGGACCGTTTTTGCTCCGGGCGCGGGATGAGGCCAACCGGTCTTTGAAGGGCCGTGAGCTGGGTGTGATCATTGGCAAGTACGGGACCTTTCTGCTGCGGGCTCAACGCCTCGCAGAGGCCGAGGAGGAACTCCTGAGGGCCTATGACATTCTGGTTGAAGCCGTCGGCGAAGAAGGCCGGCATACCCAACTGATCATCCCGGATCTTATCGAGGTCTACGAAGGGTTGGGCAACGAGGAAGCGCTGGAGGTGTGGGAAGCGCGTCGTCAATGA
- a CDS encoding S41 family peptidase — protein sequence MLKLTLLFLTALLTGCAASSSNEPTETGGDDQSGLLTTSDPALQAIWYSAAYGELIDLRRASPAYYEVSGESCVAIETEASFIDEYFDKFRLADNGNELLLSADVEPYEYRFIRLPEMLAACRSTVPDTPAGNFQVFTDAFSAFYPFFDRYDVSWTKRVAEAGQKVEADMPPRAPFTLFREMLAGLRDAHVELVVELDDGRTTFDANPGKTERGLFRRAVAAGQNPMKVRAEYRRKFWRQDTQQTLLGGAGVMAGDEAIQFGIVSDDIGMIALLTMGGFIEAEGETESEVLERALDEAMALFEAHSVKAVIVNLAMNYGGYDYISRQLARRFARESVRAYSKISANDPDAKPFWYVIEPAEQPRFTGPVYLLTSDVTVSAGEIATLAMRPMSNVTHVGETTRGALSDVLSRSLPNGWELSLSSEIYRDHEDVLWEARGIPPKISIPVFDPNDPLNGYLDAVSQLVKLIDGRHPQR from the coding sequence GTGCTGAAACTGACTCTTCTTTTCCTTACGGCTCTGCTGACCGGCTGCGCTGCTTCGTCGTCCAACGAACCGACTGAAACGGGCGGCGACGATCAATCGGGGCTGCTGACCACCAGCGATCCCGCACTGCAGGCGATCTGGTATTCAGCCGCCTATGGGGAGTTGATCGATCTGCGTCGCGCCTCCCCTGCCTACTATGAGGTCAGCGGAGAGTCCTGCGTCGCCATTGAGACCGAGGCGTCGTTCATCGACGAGTACTTCGACAAATTTCGCCTCGCAGACAACGGCAATGAACTGCTGCTTTCAGCCGACGTTGAGCCCTACGAGTATCGATTTATCCGCCTTCCGGAAATGCTGGCGGCATGTCGATCAACGGTTCCCGATACTCCGGCCGGCAACTTCCAGGTTTTCACCGACGCGTTCAGCGCGTTCTATCCTTTTTTTGATCGGTACGACGTGAGCTGGACGAAGCGGGTCGCGGAGGCGGGCCAGAAGGTCGAAGCGGACATGCCGCCGAGGGCGCCGTTCACGCTGTTTCGGGAGATGCTCGCGGGACTTCGCGACGCGCACGTCGAACTGGTGGTTGAGCTGGACGACGGTCGAACCACCTTCGACGCCAATCCGGGGAAAACCGAACGCGGTTTGTTCCGACGCGCCGTTGCGGCCGGGCAAAACCCCATGAAGGTTCGCGCGGAATACCGCCGCAAGTTCTGGCGGCAGGACACACAGCAAACGTTACTGGGCGGTGCGGGGGTGATGGCCGGCGACGAAGCGATCCAGTTCGGCATCGTTTCCGACGATATCGGCATGATTGCCCTCCTGACCATGGGAGGCTTTATCGAAGCCGAAGGTGAGACCGAAAGCGAAGTGCTTGAGCGAGCATTGGATGAGGCTATGGCGCTGTTCGAGGCGCATTCAGTCAAAGCCGTAATTGTGAATCTGGCCATGAATTACGGCGGCTACGACTACATCAGTCGCCAGCTCGCTCGCCGGTTCGCCCGTGAGTCTGTTCGGGCCTACTCCAAGATCTCCGCCAACGATCCTGACGCGAAGCCCTTTTGGTATGTCATCGAGCCGGCTGAACAGCCGCGCTTTACCGGACCGGTATATCTGCTGACCTCAGACGTGACCGTCAGTGCCGGCGAGATCGCGACGCTCGCCATGCGTCCGATGTCCAACGTCACCCACGTGGGCGAGACGACGCGGGGCGCGCTTTCAGACGTACTTTCCCGGTCCTTGCCCAACGGTTGGGAGCTATCCCTGTCGAGCGAAATCTATCGCGATCATGAGGACGTGTTGTGGGAAGCGCGAGGGATCCCGCCTAAAATTTCCATTCCCGTCTTCGATCCCAACGATCCACTCAACGGCTACCTCGATGCGGTCAGTCAGCTCGTGAAGCTCATTGACGGGCGGCACCCGCAACGCTAA
- a CDS encoding Lrp/AsnC family transcriptional regulator, with protein MAKIADMDDFDHKILSLIQQNNLLTHNQIGEHIGLSPSAVRRRLGELRKRGVVIADVARVHPDDFGVTLIVTVSFGEETPATYDEFDRQMRDLAPVKQSYHVAGSNDYVVIVHGPSLRWFEQWGRDVFMSNPAIRRYSTSVVWSCKKFETAIATA; from the coding sequence ATGGCGAAAATCGCCGATATGGATGATTTCGATCACAAGATCCTTAGCCTGATCCAGCAGAACAACCTGCTGACGCACAATCAGATCGGTGAGCACATCGGTTTATCACCCTCCGCCGTTCGCCGTCGGCTGGGCGAGCTGCGGAAGCGTGGTGTGGTCATCGCAGACGTGGCGAGGGTGCATCCCGACGACTTCGGCGTCACGTTGATCGTGACGGTCAGCTTTGGCGAGGAAACCCCCGCCACCTACGACGAGTTCGACAGACAGATGCGGGATTTGGCACCCGTCAAGCAGAGTTACCACGTCGCCGGGTCAAACGATTACGTGGTCATCGTTCACGGCCCGAGTCTGAGGTGGTTTGAGCAATGGGGCCGGGATGTGTTCATGAGTAATCCGGCCATCAGGCGCTACAGCACCAGCGTTGTCTGGTCCTGCAAGAAGTTTGAAACCGCCATAGCAACCGCCTAG